In Pyrus communis chromosome 8, drPyrComm1.1, whole genome shotgun sequence, one genomic interval encodes:
- the LOC137743033 gene encoding AT-hook motif nuclear-localized protein 2-like: protein MEFDGDESGVKLESDGDEHGVKLEYEENGSGAAKEGQKETDRFPVYPARVEYHILIVAPGQNILRELLVLSQSTNGTMNVLSAVGVVSTICIRKLTGAYLRFKGSFQIISLSGTFINSSMCNPLGENRMVTAWLVNLERKSFGGSVVGFMIAATPVQIVVACFEPDTSKEKNGNPASPPSFCQGVNPASPSDFGHNVPQPMLGPGTSLDVIPFVP from the exons ATGGAGTTTGACGGTGATGAAAGTGGAGTAAAGTTGGAATCTGATGGAGATGAACATGGAGTGAAGTTGGAGTATGAAGAAAATGGATCGGGGGCCGCCAAAGAAGGACAAAAGGAAACAG ATAGGTTTCCTGTGTACCCTGCTCGGGTAGAGTATCATATACTGATTGTTGCGCCTGGTCAG AACATTCTTCGTGAATTACTTGTATTATCTCAATCAACTAATGGAACAATGAATGTTCTTTCTGCTGTCGGTGTGGTTTCCACCATTTGTATCCGCAAACTTACAGGTGCTTATTTGAGATTCAAG GGTTCATTTCAGATTATCTCTCTATCTGGAACATTTATAAATAGTTCAATGTGTAATCCACTTGGAGAAAATAGGATGGTAACTGCTTGGCTGGTTAATCTTGAAAGGAAGTCTTTTGGTGGTTCTGTAGTCGGTTTTATGATAGCTGCTACGCCTGTTCAA ATCGTTGTTGCTTGTTTTGAGCCAGACACCAGCAAAGAAAAGAATGGTAATCCTGCTTCTCCGCCGAGTTTTTGTCAGGGTGTCAATCCTGCTTCTCCATCGGATTTTGGTCACAACGTCCCGCAGCCAATGCTGGGTCCGGGAACATCTCTTGACGTCATCCCTTTTGTTCCTTAG